CGGAAGATCGCTTCTTGAGACCACCTCTCTGAACTGAGCCGCACCGTCTTCTTCGTTGCTAGTCATTAAGTTGAACAACGACTGCATAAACGTCTCCCTTTCTTGATGAGTTAAGGCGGTGTAGTAGCGCAATGAGTTGACTAAAAATTGATTCTCTTCAGTAAGATTGACTGTATTTGGTGCGGTGGATCTTGCAGGAGGGATATTGGCGGTGGGGATTTCacgtggaggaggaggaagaaccACCGGAGACTCTTGTTCGATGGATGATCCTGCGGCGGTAGGACGGAGATCGCCGCCGTTTGCCATTATATACGTTAACTCTTTGCTCTTTGTCTTGGAAGGATGAAGGGGTTTGGTTGTGTGATTGGAGAGAATGAGAAAGTGTTGAGATATGTGGAGTGATGAATGATGATGCCTATTTATATGAACGTAAATACAACATGGCGACGTTGCTGGAGTATTCTTTGATTTCCATTTTATAGAATCTAATTTTTATCATTATGATTTCGTTTTTGATGTTAGGTTATATTGTTACTACTTTGAAAACTTCACTCATCTCCCTCCACCTTTATAATTCATGTTAGGAGACATGCATGCACCACTACTGAGTTTTTGTTAATAAACTCGTCTACTAGAttgattattataaaaaataaaggtttaataaaacaaatttgagGATAAATTGGATTATGAGATAACAAGATGATGTGTGAAACTGTTGAAAccatgaaaaataaatagaaataattgCAAGAGTaaacaaatattctttttaacataattataatattactaaGTAATGAACATGCATGCGTGATATCtcacataaattaattttataaaaaatataatatattttataacttatattgtttttataaaactgtttttttgTCTTTGAGAAGTTTTTGTATCATTAATGTAGATTGTATATATGTGGCTATATATTGTCTTAAAGATAATATTTAgattgtatatttgttttataggtttaagttttagttaaaatacaaatatgtcagcactaattaaaatatatctctTATTATTAGCTTAGGTACGCTATTTACGAAATCTCAAATATAACTTAACATATTTGAAACTAATAAAAACAATCAAACACAATCATATCTAATTATTGCtaaattaataaagtaaatTATAATAACAAGGAGAAGATTAGTGATTAGTTAAGATTACTGATTTGTTTGAAACTAGCAAGGAGGCTACCTAGTAACTTTAAGAGATTTGGCAGGCTAACGTATaccttttttttcaaatcactCATACATTTTCCtcctttataaaaaaaattaagtcttTCTAAAGATTTGATTGCTTCCAAAGTAGCAAGTTTCAAATTCGGctacttcaaattatccttagaaaattgtttttttcaacTCCAATTTCTTCATCATGTAATGAGTGATAAAATCATCTAGGGAAtttctttgtgtgtttctttattATTGGTAGAAATTctcttattatttataaattcatttttGGAAGTAAAATTTTCAACATTGACTGTAAATAACTTTAATTAAAAGTCTTATAACGAAAATGTTGTAGaacatgaaaaatatattaaaaaatccaTCAGTGTAAGCATGTAAAGGCTCATACGTAATCTCATTCACCATATTAACTACAATTAAGATTtgttaattaaaacaataatagtaatttatataatagttcaaattttaaaattgtcaagataatttaaatttttcaaaccTGCAGGTTTTACTTATGTTGGTCCAGTCTTTTCCTCGATATGTTTGAAATGAATTAattcctctctcttttttttgttcttccaATACATTTGTGAATGACTGAATCCACCAACAAGCTTTTTGGTTCTTCCTCATGATCATGGTCATAAGGCAATGCTAATAATCCATTTGCACTCACTTTGTGTTATATTGAATCGAATGAAGATGGTTTACAATCATTAGTGACAAATCTCATTACAAGAGTTTATTAAGCAAACCATAGAATCTAACAACTTTCAGCATATATCGTAGCAATAGAACCTGCAGACACTGTGACCAAGCTAACAAAGCGAGTCCAGGAATGTTCCAATTCTGTGTCCACGCAAGAGCTGAATAAAGGGCATGAGCTTATTCACCAAACGCCAAAACAAATCCCCATTCCTCTCCTGCATCACTCTCAGTGCCTTCCACACCACGAAACTCCCGAACTCACTCCTTGCCAGCTGCACCAAGCTCTCTCCATAACACCACAAAAACTCTCCCACCACAACTTCTCCCGCCTCCTCAGTATCCAAAAGCTTCCCCACGAAGTAGCTTCCCAACTTCGTAAACGAGAGGCCAAAGCAATGGCCACTGAGGTTAACTGAAACGTTATGCGTGCAACGCAAGTCATTGAGTCGAAGCACGTGTTGGACCACGTAGTTCCCATGAGGATCGTAGCTTAAGCGGAGAGCGTTTAGCGCGACTATGTACAAGAGCTGGTCTCTGTAGAAAAAGTGGCCTAAGGCGCACCAGTCGTTTATGATTTGTTTCAGCACCGTGTAGCCGCCTCGGTCACACGCCAGGTTAACCGCGTGGTGGAGAACATAGTCGTACATTGCTGCTTTCTTCGCCTGGCTGAAAACTCGCATCCCTTGCATCGCAACGCGGGAAGCGTGCAAGTCGGCCATGATGTGTAAGAAGCGGCGCGAGATAGCGTTAACGAAGAAGGTGTCCACCTCATCTGTTTTTCCGAGTAGCTCCTGTATGCGGTTGGAGCCGTTCTTGTTTCTTGCCATCTCCAAGAAACGATCGAGATCTGACGTCAGCAACGAGGCCATCCTCCGAAGATCGCTTCTTGAGACCACCTCTCTAAACTGAGCCGCACCGTTTTCTTCGCTGCTAGTCATTAAGTTGAACAACGTGTTCCTTTCTTGAGGAGTTAAGGCGGCTGAGGAGCGAATTGAGTTGAGTAAAGATTGATTCTCTTCAGTAAGATTGACTCTGTTTGGTGCGGTGAATCTTGGAGGAGGGATATTGGCGGTGGGGATTTCACGTGGAGGAGGAGGAACCACCGGAGACTCTTGTTCGATGGATGCTCCTGTGGCGGTAAGATCGCCGCCGTTTGCCATTATATACGTTAACTCTTTACTCTGTGTGTCTTGGAAGGATAAAGAGTTTTGGTTGTGTGATTGTAGAGAATGAGAAAGTGTTGAGATAATGCCTATTTATATGAACGTAAATGCATATAAATGGCGGCGTTTTTAATAGAATCtgattttatcattattatgaCTTCGTTTTTTAATGTTAGGTTATATTGTTATCACTTCGAAAAACTTCACTCATCTCCCTCCACCTTTATAATTCACGTTACGAGACATGCATGCACCACTACTGAGTTTTTGTTAATTAACTCGTCTACTAGAttgattattataaaaaataaaataaaaaataaatgtgtaATAAGTTATAAGTGTGTTGAGAATAAATTGGATTATTGGATAACAAGATGTTGTGTGAAACTGTTGAAACCATgaaaaataaatggaaataaTTACAAGAATAAACTATAATATTCttttaacataattataatattattaagtaaTGAACATGCGTGATATCTCAcagaaattaattttataaaaataaatatactatattttataacttatatttctatataaaacTGCTTATTTTTGTCCTGAGAAGGTTTTATATCGTTGATGTAGATTGTATGTGGCTATATcggggatgattggttgggctTTATCTCGttactttagctttatttatttttaaatcaccgAACTTTATCAATCATGTTGtagctttatttttaatagttaaagcCTAAATCAAGTTTCTATAAacttttaccaatcatgctttacttacagcaaaaaaattaaagcaaaattttttttaatgtattttaggtaaaaaacctaaaaatttcttttataggctgtagaatctgtaaaaaaaaaaaaatttatctctaatatcaaaattagataatcatagttaaaaacatctataaatatttaattcaattttgggtgttgtaaaaattattgaaatatttttttaaaaaatatatattatttacatatcacattttaaatagcAATAAACTttgagaatttataaaaaatattaatataaattatttaattgataaaaaataattattttatatatacattacaaattttacatattttattttaaaatatctacagctTATAATTTAcagctacaacaaatttaactacaaCAAAAGTTTCTGCAAAAAAATCTAGAGTAACAACTTTACAGCTACAACCAATTTACCTACGGCTAAACTTTTACAGTAAAATTTTTAGAACCACAGTTGAACCAATCATCACCATTGTCTTAaagataatatttaatttttctcaaaaagaaagaaagataatatttaaattgtatatttgttttataggTTTAAGCTGTagttaaaatacaaatatgtcAACACTAATTAAAATATGAGTTAGTCTTGGGTTCATCCCCTAGTGTAAATCTTTAGGCTTGCCATACAATTAAAAATTGTCAAGCCATATTatgtttttgaaataaaaaataaaaatatagtagtaattgtctaaaaaaaagattttttttaatgttgttaAAGCcgttaggatttagtgtttaagatttatggtttagtattttgctgacgGCGTTAACAatgttaaaatttttatttttcagtaattaattttattttataactatTGTTTATCTTATTTCTTTAAACAGTATGAGTTGTCAACTTTTTATTGGTTATTTTagtggtgaacctagaggttcatcCTATGAGCGGTTAACCTTCAGAagagtattaaaatatatttcttattattAGCTTAGGTAAGTTAATATTTAAGAAATCTCAAATATAACTTAACATATTTGAAACTAAAAACAATCAAACTCATTCATATCTAATTATTTACTAAATGAATAAAGTAACTATAATAACAAGGAGAAAATTAATGATTTGTTTGAAACTACAGTAGTAaggatgtatatatatatatagtcatgaCTACATAGTAACCTGTGTGGAAGTCCCTTGTTCCAGTGGTTTGACCAAAGGTTCATTAATACTTTTACACTGGGAAGTCTGAGTTTCAATTCCCGGAGAATGCGGAATTATGcgaattaagaaaaaaaaagtttataaaagaTCTGAAGCATGGCGCAAAAAGTACCGTCAAGTCTAAACCCATAGGGCGGCTCATGCGATGGATTCAGAAGTGAATCCTCGTACGCGACAGGTAGAATTATCggcttaaaaaaaaagactacatAGTAACTTTAAGAGATCTGGTAGGCTAACgtatacctttttttttcaaatcactCACCCATTTTCCCCCtttattatttgtatattttataaaattcagTCTTTCTAAAGATTTAATTGCTTTCAAAAGTAGCAAGTTTGGTATACCATTCcataatttgaaagaattttCATTTGTTCTTTCTTCCCAAATGTTTCACTGAATATATCTTGGACTTTTAATGTTAATGACAGGCtactcaaattatccttcgaAATTGTTTTTGTTCTTCAACTCCAATTACCTCATCATGTAGCGAGTGATAAAATCATATAGcgaatttctttttgttttctttactaTTGGTATAAATTCTCTTATTATTCATAGATTCATTTTtggaaataaaattttcaacatTGCACTGTAAATAACTTTAATTAAAATGTTGTAGaacttgaaaaatataaaacaaaatccaGCAGTATAAGCATGTAAGGGCTCATACCGTCATACGTAATCTCATTCACCATACTAACTACAATTAAGATTTGTTAATTAAAAGTAACAGTAATCTATATATtagttcaaattttaaaattgtcaaGATAACTAAATTTGTCAAACCTGCAGGTTTTACTTATGTTGGTCCAGTCTCAATATGTTTGAAATGGATTaattcctctcttttttttgttcttcccATACATTGTGAATGAATCCATCCTCATGATCATGGTGATAAGGCAATGCTAACAATCCATTTTACCATTTACACTCACTTTGTGTTGAATCAAATGTGGCTCGCTTACCATCATTAGTGACAAATCTCATTACAAGAATTCATTAAGCAAACCACAGAATCTAACAACTTTCAGCATACATATATCGTAAGCAATAGAACCTGCATGCAGGCCATTGAGACAAATCTAATTAAGCGAGCTCAGGATTGCTCCAATTCTGCGTCCACGCAAGAGATGAACGTAGGGCCTGAGCTTATTCGCCAAATCCCAAAACAAATCGATCCGATTCCTCTCCTCCATCACTCTCAGTGCCTTCACCGCCACGTAATTCCCGTAATCACTCCTCGCCAGCCTCACCAAACTCTCTTCATCACACCGCACCAACTCTCTCACCACCATAACCGCCTCCTCCTCTGTATCCAAAAGCTTCTGCACGACAAAGCTTCCAAACTTCGTAAACGAGAGGCCAAAGCAACGCCCCCTGAGGCTAACTGCAACGTTATGCGTGCAACGTAAGTCATTCAGTCGAAGCACGTGTTGGACCACGTAGTTCCCATGAGCATTGTAGCTTAAGTAGAGAGCGTTCTGCGCGACTATGTCCAAGAGCCGGCCTCTGTAGAAAGGATTGCCCAAGCTGTCTATGATTTCTTTCAGCACGGCGAAGCCGCTTGGGTCACACGCCAGGGGAATCGCGTGGCGGAGAACGTGCTCGTAcatagtttttttcttctcctgGCTGAAAACATGCATCCCTTGCGTCCCGACTCTGGACGCCTCATAGTCGGTCATGAAGCGGAAGAAGCGGCGCGTTATAGCGTTAAAGAAGTAGGTGTCCAGGTCGTCTGTTATTCCGAGTAGCTCCTGTATGCGTTTGGAGCCGTTCTTGGTTCTTGCCATCTCCAAGAAACGATCGAGATCTGACGTCAGCAACAAGGCCATCCTCGGAAGATCGCTTCTTGAGACCACCTCTCCAAACTGAGCCGCACCGTCTTCTTCGTTGCTAGTCATTAAGTTGAACAACGACTGCATAAACGTCTCCCTTTCTTGATGAGTTAAGGCGGTGTAGTAGCGCAATGAGTTGACTAAAGATTGATTCTCTTCAGTAAGATTGACTGTATTTGGTGCGGTGGATCTTGCAGGAGGGATATTGGCGGTGGGGATTTCacgtggaggaggaggaagaaccACCGGAGACTCTTGTTCGATGGATGATCCTGCGGCGGTAGAACGGAGATCGCCGCCGTTTGCCATTATATACGTTAACTCTTTGCTCTTTGTCTTGGAAGGATGAAGGGTTTTGGTTGTGTGATTGTAGAGAATGAGAAAGTGTTGAGATATGTGGAGTGATGAATGATGATGCCTATTTATATGAACGTATATACATATACATGGCGACGTTGCTGGAGTATTCTTTTCCGTTTCAtagagtctttttttttatcattatggCTTCGTTTTTTAATGTAAggttatattgtttttttttttttttgacctggtttttcatattaaaaacaaaaggaaataaaatgtTACAAACCCAAATGGCTTTAGTTTGTTTTAAGAGCCCAGCCCAGCCCAGAGACAGAATCTCATATCAATAAACCTAACTTAACCCAAGCCCACATATAGAAGAAGAGAGCTTTGATAATAATGAAACGTCGGGGAGAAAACGCGACGATGATTCAGAGGAGAGGGACAGAATCGGTGATGGAAGATACTCAACTCAGCCATTGCTGCATCATTGTAGATGATGCCCTAGGGTTTTGCTCTCGGAATGATAGAATACGATCACGGATCTGCCTGTCGAGGAACCGAGACATTGATTCTGGTGATCGGAAGATGTTTCGATGTAGTCGACCATTGACCAGTAAATACATCCTTGCCAACAGAGTAGTGTTAATATTCCCTTAGGCGATCTGCTGCTCATTGCATGAAGTTGGTCAAGGGATCTGCTCCAATTACGCTCTGGCGTTATCCCGCAACGTAACGCCATCACACTCCAGATGTTCCAAGTGTAGGGACATTCGAAGAAGAGGTTTGGAGGCCCCAACCGATTATTCTGTCCCTGGTTGGGCAGCGGTTGAGCACAAAGAGCCAAGTGAGGAAACTATGTCTAGGAATTCCTCCCTTGTTCCAGACAATGTTACACCAAGTTACCGCTGGGCCTTGGACACGCAGGTTAGCGTAAACCATTCCAATCGAGTAGTTCTGATGAACCCTCCCTTCAATTTCCCATTCGTAAAAGTCGTCCTCATTTGTAAGATGGATTGTAGTGAGCAGAGCTTGAACCTCAACCTGTCTATCCGATCGAGCAGGAGGGAGAAGCCAAGTACCGTTGGAGTGAAGCGATGCAAGAGTTGCCATGTCTTGAATCCCTAGTGATGAGTTGGTTCTTAACTGGAGACCAATTGTCCGTCCAAATACGACAGGTTAGTCCATTTGCTACTCTGAGTTTGATCCAATTGTAGACAAGGGGACTGAGCTTGAGCAATTTGTTAACTTGCCAGGAGAAGCGCCTGCGGGGAGATACTGTCCATAAGTTACTCAGATCaccttgtagaacttcttctcaAAACCAAGCAACCCAAACAGAACCAGCTTGGAAGAAGAGGAGCCAAATGAGCTTGAGACAGCAGGCTTTGTTCCAAAGAGAGAGGTCATTTATCCCTAAGCCTCCTTCAATTTTTGGTCTGGTAATATGTTCCCAAGAGACTCCTGCGGAGTGATGGCTCTCAATGTTTCCTTGCCAGAGAAACACGCCACACAAAGAGTTGATACGCTTGACACACGCCTTGGGTAGGATAAACGTTGAGCACCAAAAGGTAGTTATTCCAGCAATAACCGTTTTTATTAGTAGCAACCGACCTGCAAAGGATAGAGACTTGACACTCCATGATGAGAATTTTGTTTTGATCTGTTGCAGGAGGCCTTCACTATTAAGGAGAGTAAGCTTCTGGGTACATAATGGCACTCCCAGTTACCGCACAGGCAGGGACCCCAGAGGCATACCCGTGGAGAATTGCACCAGGTCGGTCTCTGCTGCTGTTAGACCCGAGGCAAAGAATGATGTTTTGTGGACACTCACAGCTAGACCAGAACGTTGTTCGAAATCCCTGAGGACCTGCAGAACAGCTTGAACCGAGTCCAAAGTTCCATCAATGAATATCAGTAAGTCATCAGCAAAACATAAGTGGGTCATTTTAGTAGATGCACAGTTTAGATGGTAATTGAATTTCATCTGTTGTGCAGCTTGTTTTAGCATGAAAGACAGATTATTCAGGGCAATTACGAAGAGATAAGGGGAGAGAGGATCCCCTTGACGCAAGCCTCTAGTCCCTTTGAAGTACCCATTGACCTCGCCATTGTAGCCTACTGTGAAACTCGTAGTACAGATGCAGGCACGGATCCAGGAGATGAAGAGCGGCGGGAGGTTTAATCCCTCGAGACAAGAGAGAAGGAAAGCCCAAGACAAGGTATCGAAAGCCTTCGCTATATCAACCTTGATTGTTATTCTTTTTGTACCATTTGTCTTGTGATATCCATTTATTAGCTCTCCCGCAAGTGAAGTATTCTCAACTAATAGCCTTCCTTTCACAAACGCAGTTTGGTTGGGGGCTATCAACGAGGACAAGATAGGTTTTAGTCTCTTCACCAGTAGCCTAGACACGACCTTATAGATAGTGTTT
The window above is part of the Brassica napus cultivar Da-Ae chromosome C3, Da-Ae, whole genome shotgun sequence genome. Proteins encoded here:
- the LOC106383548 gene encoding LOW QUALITY PROTEIN: putative pumilio homolog 19 (The sequence of the model RefSeq protein was modified relative to this genomic sequence to represent the inferred CDS: inserted 4 bases in 3 codons), encoding MKRKRILQQRRHVYVXYVHINRHHHSSLHISXTLSHSLQSHNQNPXHPSKTKSKELTYIMANGGDLRSTAAGSSIEQESPVVLPPPPREIPTANIPPARSTAPNTVNLTEENQSLVNSLRYYTALTHQERETFMQSLFNLMTSNEEDGAAQFGEVVSRSDLPRMALLLTSDLDRFLEMARTKNGSKRIQELLGITDDLDTYFFNAITRRFFRFMTDYEASRVGTQGMHVFSQEKKKTMYEHVLRHAIPLACDPSGFAVLKEIIDSLGNPFYRGRLLDIVAQNALYLSYNAHGNYVVQHVLRLNDLRCTHNVAVSLRGRCFGLSFTKFGSFVVQKLLDTEEEAVMVVRELVRCDEESLVRLARSDYGNYVAVKALRVMEERNRIDLFWDLANKLRPYVHLLRGRRIGAILSSLN
- the LOC106383547 gene encoding pumilio homolog 18-like, which translates into the protein MANGGDLTATGASIEQESPVVPPPPREIPTANIPPPRFTAPNRVNLTEENQSLLNSIRSSAALTPQERNTLFNLMTSSEENGAAQFREVVSRSDLRRMASLLTSDLDRFLEMARNKNGSNRIQELLGKTDEVDTFFVNAISRRFLHIMADLHASRVAMQGMRVFSQAKKAAMYDYVLHHAVNLACDRGGYTVLKQIINDWCALGHFFYRDQLLYIVALNALRLSYDPHGNYVVQHVLRLNDLRCTHNVSVNLSGHCFGLSFTKLGSYFVGKLLDTEEAGEVVVGEFLWCYGESLVQLARSEFGSFVVWKALRVMQERNGDLFWRLVNKLMPFIQLLRGHRIGTFLDSLC